A portion of the Phycisphaerales bacterium AB-hyl4 genome contains these proteins:
- a CDS encoding ferredoxin--NADP reductase — MTETLTAKMLNATLVSREDINDELAVIRVKPDDGEVPDFKPGQYTTLGVALSPEEADEVMPTRSGKPHPKPKLLVRAYSIASSPKQREFLEFFLVLVPEGALTPRLWKLREGDRLFMGPKITGKFTLDDVPEGKDLIMIATGTGLAPFLSMLNEYRGTNRWRRFVVIHGTRLSADLGYRAELERIAAEDPSVFYIPTVTREPEDSNWQGLKGRVHVALEPSHYTEITEGGEITPEQCHVFLCGNPAMIEQVTSELGERGFVTKDREHPEGNIHFESYW, encoded by the coding sequence ATGACTGAAACGCTTACTGCGAAGATGCTCAATGCGACGCTCGTCAGTCGGGAAGACATCAACGACGAGTTGGCGGTGATTCGCGTCAAGCCGGACGACGGCGAAGTGCCCGATTTCAAGCCGGGGCAGTACACGACGCTGGGTGTAGCCTTGTCGCCGGAGGAAGCGGACGAGGTCATGCCCACGCGCAGCGGCAAGCCGCATCCCAAGCCGAAGCTGCTCGTGCGGGCGTATTCGATTGCATCCTCGCCGAAGCAGCGGGAATTCCTGGAGTTCTTTCTCGTGCTCGTGCCCGAGGGGGCGTTGACGCCGCGGCTATGGAAGCTGCGCGAAGGCGATCGCCTGTTCATGGGCCCGAAGATCACCGGCAAGTTCACGCTCGACGACGTGCCCGAAGGCAAGGATCTGATCATGATCGCCACGGGCACGGGTCTGGCGCCGTTCCTGTCAATGCTCAACGAGTATCGGGGGACGAATCGTTGGCGTCGCTTCGTGGTCATTCACGGCACGCGACTGTCGGCCGACCTCGGCTATCGCGCGGAGCTGGAGCGAATCGCGGCGGAAGATCCCAGCGTGTTCTACATCCCCACCGTCACGCGAGAGCCGGAGGACAGCAACTGGCAGGGACTCAAGGGCCGCGTCCACGTCGCCCTCGAGCCGAGTCATTACACCGAGATCACCGAAGGCGGCGAGATCACGCCCGAGCAATGCCACGTCTTCCTCTGCGGCAACCCGGCGATGATCGAACAAGTTACCTCCGAGCTTGGCGAACGCGGCTTCGTGACCAAAGACCGCGAACACCCGGAGGGGAACATCCACTTCGAGAGCTACTGGTAA
- a CDS encoding lactate utilization protein C, with the protein MQKTTSDRSQLPTMGEGRAALLARVHAALGRDKTQAPSEPAPVVDESIARLASSDADLPALFTERAQSVGMKVHRVSLEQVVPRLRELLGQLEARRIGVAAGSVGERLELELDAALQADGVKQIDWQAREGVSAQYDLDVGITDVHAAIAETGTLVCCSGSRSSRGLSLVPPVHIALVRVSDILPDMIDYWARLKGMPNTELPSSQAFITGPSKTADIEGELVTGVHGPGAVHILLIDG; encoded by the coding sequence ATGCAGAAAACCACCTCCGATCGCTCACAACTGCCCACGATGGGTGAAGGTCGCGCTGCACTGCTCGCTCGCGTGCACGCAGCGCTCGGACGTGACAAGACACAAGCGCCAAGCGAGCCCGCCCCGGTCGTCGATGAGTCGATCGCTCGACTTGCGTCATCCGACGCGGACCTGCCCGCGCTGTTCACCGAGCGGGCACAATCGGTCGGCATGAAAGTGCATCGTGTGAGCTTGGAACAAGTCGTGCCGCGCTTGCGTGAACTGCTGGGCCAACTCGAAGCGCGTCGCATCGGCGTCGCTGCGGGCAGCGTGGGCGAACGACTTGAGTTGGAGTTGGACGCCGCATTGCAAGCCGACGGCGTCAAGCAGATCGACTGGCAAGCACGCGAAGGTGTCAGCGCCCAGTATGACCTTGATGTAGGCATCACCGACGTACACGCCGCGATCGCCGAGACGGGCACACTGGTGTGTTGCAGTGGTTCGCGGTCGAGTCGGGGTTTGTCGCTCGTTCCGCCGGTGCATATCGCGCTGGTGCGCGTCAGCGACATTCTGCCCGACATGATCGACTACTGGGCTCGGCTGAAAGGCATGCCGAACACCGAGTTGCCCAGTTCGCAGGCGTTCATCACCGGCCCGAGCAAGACCGCGGACATCGAAGGCGAACTCGTCACGGGCGTGCACGGGCCGGGCGCGGTGCACATCCTGTTGATTGATGGGTGA
- the hpt gene encoding hypoxanthine phosphoribosyltransferase — MERDIDRVLIDRNAIAQRVNELAAEIADELAAEADADAATPLEVTLVPILTGSFMFVADLMRCLPMRMQIHMMSITSYPGRSTASRGASVVAGLTRLPESLAGLHVLLIDDILDSGQTLQLATQTLRDRNPASLRTCVLLRKQREDAMHTPVDYVAFDIPDEFVVGYGLDFDDYYRNLPDIVTLKREVVEA, encoded by the coding sequence ATGGAACGTGACATCGACCGTGTGCTGATCGATCGCAACGCCATCGCCCAGCGTGTAAACGAACTGGCGGCAGAAATTGCCGACGAGCTCGCCGCCGAAGCCGACGCGGACGCCGCCACACCGCTGGAGGTGACGCTCGTGCCGATCCTCACCGGCAGCTTCATGTTCGTGGCCGACCTGATGCGATGCCTGCCGATGCGTATGCAGATTCACATGATGTCGATCACGTCGTACCCCGGCCGATCGACCGCCAGCCGCGGCGCTTCGGTCGTAGCCGGCCTCACGCGGCTGCCCGAATCACTCGCCGGCCTGCACGTGCTGCTGATCGACGACATCCTCGACTCCGGCCAGACCCTCCAACTCGCCACGCAAACCCTACGCGATCGCAACCCCGCCAGCCTCCGCACCTGCGTACTGCTGCGAAAGCAACGCGAAGACGCCATGCACACGCCCGTCGACTACGTCGCCTTCGACATCCCCGACGAATTCGTCGTCGGCTACGGCCTGGACTTCGACGACTACTATCGCAACCTTCCCGATATCGTCACGCTCAAACGCGAAGTGGTCGAAGCGTAA
- a CDS encoding PH domain-containing protein, translating into MNNSKLKTRNAKLNFAEGAAGQAGQDAAALRAAAMLPTELLQPGEIIILLLKPSPWFILLAPIKTLFMLVLLVIAAGAINNQFGLDIDRRDLILVGVGLVGARLFWSFLEWLSRVYVLTDQRVIRVRGVLRVFVFEAHLREIQHTELLFSLRERPFNLGTLGFATAGTAVSEAYWQMVARPLEVHQRVVETLRRYRR; encoded by the coding sequence ATGAACAACTCGAAACTCAAAACGCGAAACGCGAAGCTGAATTTCGCCGAAGGCGCCGCCGGCCAGGCTGGGCAGGACGCCGCTGCGCTTCGCGCCGCCGCGATGCTGCCGACCGAACTGCTTCAGCCGGGCGAGATCATCATCCTGCTGCTCAAGCCGAGCCCGTGGTTCATCCTGCTCGCGCCGATTAAGACCCTTTTCATGCTCGTGCTGCTGGTCATCGCCGCGGGAGCGATCAACAACCAGTTCGGCCTGGACATCGACCGACGCGACCTCATACTCGTCGGCGTCGGCCTCGTCGGTGCACGACTGTTCTGGAGTTTTCTCGAATGGCTCTCACGCGTCTACGTCCTCACCGACCAGCGCGTCATCCGCGTACGCGGTGTGCTGCGTGTGTTCGTTTTCGAAGCCCATCTACGTGAAATTCAGCACACCGAGTTGCTGTTCAGCCTCCGCGAACGACCGTTCAACCTGGGCACGCTCGGCTTCGCCACCGCCGGCACCGCTGTCTCGGAAGCCTACTGGCAAATGGTCGCCCGCCCGCTGGAAGTACACCAGCGCGTGGTCGAAACCCTGCGCCGCTATCGGCGATGA
- a CDS encoding anthranilate synthase component I family protein, whose amino-acid sequence MMFAHGLRLPWQLDPLEAMRRWPADRPLLMLHSGRLHPRWARYSLLASPTGAYRFDLLEDGTPRGRWVGNPDAAPTADWHDDPFADLNLLRQQQDVLWLGHLGYDLARSIENLPTEASIDRHWPVVQMHQCRGWLVYDSVEQAWHAHGTWRDGEPPNLPALSPRDDLGFHADQPRSVMSRADYESMIERARQYIAAGDVFQVNLAQRFTAPFTGEPRALFQALAEASPAWYGAMLELMPADTDEPRRSIVSTSPELFLEVRPGGQVTTRPIKGTRPVSATADELRGSEKDAAELHMIVDLLRNDLGRVCRYGSVEVVEARSIETHPTVHHGVSTIIGRLQPDKNAIDLLRAAMPGGSITGAPKVRAMQIIDELEPVRRGPYCGSIGYLYNDTARFNIAIRTLLVETDARSRSGRVDFSVGGGIVADSQPAAEYQETLDKAAAMMRALEQAEGSATVRRAS is encoded by the coding sequence ATGATGTTTGCTCACGGCCTACGCCTGCCCTGGCAGCTCGACCCGCTGGAAGCCATGCGGCGATGGCCCGCCGACCGGCCGCTGCTCATGCTCCACTCCGGCCGACTGCACCCGCGCTGGGCCCGCTACAGCCTGCTCGCCAGTCCGACGGGAGCGTATCGCTTCGACCTGCTGGAAGACGGCACGCCGCGCGGCCGCTGGGTCGGCAACCCCGACGCCGCCCCCACCGCCGACTGGCACGACGACCCCTTCGCCGACCTGAACCTCCTTCGACAGCAGCAGGACGTGCTCTGGCTGGGCCACCTCGGCTATGACCTGGCACGATCCATTGAAAATCTTCCCACGGAGGCGAGCATCGACCGCCACTGGCCGGTCGTGCAGATGCACCAGTGCCGCGGCTGGCTGGTATATGACTCGGTGGAGCAGGCGTGGCACGCCCATGGCACGTGGCGCGACGGCGAACCGCCGAACCTGCCCGCACTGTCGCCGCGTGACGACCTCGGCTTTCACGCCGACCAGCCGCGCAGCGTGATGAGCCGAGCCGACTACGAGTCGATGATCGAACGTGCCCGGCAGTACATCGCAGCCGGCGATGTGTTCCAGGTCAACCTCGCCCAACGCTTCACCGCACCGTTCACCGGCGAGCCAAGGGCGCTGTTCCAGGCGCTCGCCGAGGCTTCGCCTGCATGGTACGGAGCAATGCTCGAGTTGATGCCCGCTGACACGGACGAGCCAAGGCGGAGCATCGTCTCAACGTCTCCCGAATTGTTCCTGGAAGTGCGGCCCGGCGGGCAGGTCACCACTCGGCCGATCAAGGGCACGCGCCCGGTCAGCGCCACCGCCGACGAGTTGCGCGGCAGCGAGAAAGACGCCGCCGAGCTGCACATGATCGTCGACCTGCTGCGCAACGACCTCGGCCGGGTGTGCCGGTACGGCTCGGTGGAGGTAGTCGAGGCCCGATCGATCGAAACGCACCCCACGGTGCACCACGGCGTATCCACCATCATCGGCCGACTCCAGCCCGACAAAAACGCGATCGACCTGCTCCGCGCCGCCATGCCCGGCGGGTCGATCACCGGCGCGCCGAAGGTCCGGGCCATGCAGATCATCGACGAACTCGAACCCGTCCGCCGCGGCCCCTACTGTGGCAGCATCGGCTACCTGTACAACGACACCGCCCGATTCAATATCGCCATCCGCACGCTCCTGGTCGAAACTGACGCCCGCAGCCGCTCGGGGCGGGTGGATTTCTCCGTCGGCGGCGGCATTGTCGCCGACTCGCAGCCCGCGGCGGAGTACCAGGAAACGCTCGACAAGGCCGCCGCCATGATGCGGGCGCTCGAGCAGGCGGAAGGTTCCGCCACCGTCCGTCGCGCGTCTTAG
- the trpA gene encoding tryptophan synthase subunit alpha, with protein sequence MNRIDRIFHDLRATVDSGAAGAGKALMPFITAGDPDLPTTAALLSALEQAGASIVELGIPFSDPIADGPVIEASMAHALGKGVRVHDVFEQVAAVRDKVDLGIVAMVSYSIVHRLGLKRFINEAKSAGFDGFIFPDLPLEEAPPAVEAARDADMILSMLIAPTTPIERARRIAQSCSGFIYMLSRAGITGERSELPVELPRRIARLREATELPIAVGFGISTADQVREVVAVADAAIVGSAIVRQVAANRDKGSTAVVDAVASFTRQLATGLPSVVR encoded by the coding sequence ATGAACCGAATCGACCGCATCTTTCACGACCTGCGAGCCACCGTCGACTCTGGTGCAGCCGGCGCGGGCAAGGCGTTGATGCCATTCATCACCGCCGGCGATCCCGACCTGCCCACCACCGCGGCACTGCTGTCCGCGCTTGAACAAGCCGGCGCGAGTATCGTCGAGCTTGGCATTCCCTTTTCCGACCCGATCGCCGACGGCCCGGTGATCGAAGCGTCCATGGCGCACGCGCTGGGCAAAGGCGTCCGTGTGCACGATGTCTTTGAACAGGTCGCCGCTGTGCGCGACAAAGTCGACCTGGGCATCGTCGCCATGGTCAGCTACTCCATCGTGCACCGGCTGGGCCTTAAGCGTTTCATCAATGAAGCGAAGTCGGCTGGCTTCGACGGGTTCATCTTCCCCGACCTGCCGCTTGAAGAAGCGCCGCCCGCGGTGGAGGCCGCTCGCGACGCGGACATGATTCTCAGCATGCTCATCGCCCCCACCACGCCGATCGAGCGTGCCCGCCGAATCGCTCAGAGCTGCAGCGGGTTTATCTACATGCTCTCGCGTGCCGGCATCACCGGGGAGCGGAGCGAGCTGCCCGTTGAGCTGCCGCGACGCATCGCCCGCCTGCGTGAAGCGACCGAGCTGCCCATCGCCGTCGGCTTCGGCATCTCCACCGCCGACCAGGTGCGTGAGGTTGTCGCCGTCGCCGACGCTGCCATCGTCGGCTCGGCCATCGTGCGACAAGTCGCCGCCAACCGCGACAAGGGCTCCACCGCCGTCGTCGACGCAGTCGCTTCGTTCACCCGTCAGCTCGCCACCGGCCTGCCGAGTGTCGTACGATGA
- a CDS encoding phosphoribosyltransferase, translating into MFRPPFFDRRDAGQALARSLTRYAFRPDVIVLALPRGGVPVGYEVAQALRAPVDALLVRKLGVPGHEELAMGAIASGGVRVLNQPLIEQIGINNDTIEQVTAREREVLQARELTYRGNRPPPTVRDRCAILIDDGLATGATMLAAVDAVQQQHPRCVVVAAPVAPPDMHDRLANRADDVVFVMTPHDFAGVGQWYENFEPTSDQQVRELLARAAPAVGQADPKASPTRR; encoded by the coding sequence GTGTTTCGCCCACCATTTTTTGACCGTCGCGATGCGGGCCAAGCCTTGGCCCGGTCGTTGACCCGTTACGCCTTTCGGCCGGACGTGATTGTGCTCGCCCTGCCGCGCGGCGGCGTGCCAGTGGGGTATGAAGTCGCACAGGCATTGCGCGCGCCGGTGGACGCGCTGCTGGTTCGCAAGCTCGGCGTGCCGGGACATGAAGAACTGGCCATGGGGGCGATCGCTTCCGGCGGCGTACGCGTGCTCAACCAGCCGCTGATCGAACAGATCGGCATCAACAACGACACGATCGAGCAAGTCACCGCTCGCGAGCGAGAAGTTCTGCAAGCGCGTGAGCTGACCTATCGCGGCAATCGGCCGCCGCCGACAGTACGTGACCGCTGCGCCATCCTGATTGACGACGGGTTGGCGACGGGGGCGACGATGCTCGCGGCCGTCGACGCCGTACAACAGCAGCATCCGCGTTGCGTGGTGGTCGCCGCGCCGGTCGCACCGCCCGACATGCACGACCGCTTGGCGAACCGGGCGGACGATGTCGTGTTCGTCATGACGCCCCACGACTTTGCGGGCGTCGGGCAGTGGTATGAGAATTTTGAGCCGACGTCGGACCAGCAGGTGCGGGAGTTGCTCGCCCGCGCCGCGCCGGCTGTGGGACAGGCCGACCCCAAAGCCTCGCCGACGCGGCGATGA
- a CDS encoding transglutaminase family protein, translating to MKQNLRVKGQNRLWLLPCLLVLLTLPAASAEADQKVHADRWFVVKLGDDRVGWSHTRQTERDGKITTDTQTRFTIRRGPVTLNIEQGSQFIETLDGQPVEASSTTLSGQMTQKQTLRFTESGVELVREQAGRTQSQKLEPFEDDWLTPAAAQRYIEQRMQAGDETIRFKTLDLSVGPQPFEATMQIVGEEEVEVFGRVAPAVVWESQMSIMPGIRVREHVDHRGRKLKSTTNLMPGMEITMLAADEQLARSDIDPPELLASLFITPDQPLPAPRQLQSAVYRVTFDDEINLDAIQLPRTGYQRVTWGDERTAIVTVDLSRPVEPGDDLPRDADRAASAMMDHEDPEVRKLLDRALGDEAGTLNKQAIAERLRDFVAHFITEKDLSVGLGTASEVARTAQGDCTEHAVLLAALLRAADIPARTATGLIYVDAFIGAEEVFGGHMWTQAWLPGENEVGGRWVDLDATLWDAAYDAAHITLGVSSMADDEMTNDMVALAPVLGRMQISVVDTGSTSD from the coding sequence ATGAAGCAAAATCTACGCGTAAAGGGGCAAAATCGCCTCTGGCTGCTGCCTTGCCTGCTCGTGCTGTTGACGCTGCCAGCCGCCTCGGCCGAGGCGGACCAGAAAGTCCACGCCGACCGCTGGTTCGTCGTCAAGCTCGGCGACGATCGCGTCGGCTGGTCGCACACCCGGCAGACCGAGCGCGACGGCAAGATCACCACCGATACCCAGACCCGGTTCACCATCCGCCGTGGGCCGGTCACGCTGAACATCGAGCAAGGCTCACAGTTCATCGAAACGCTAGACGGCCAGCCGGTGGAAGCCAGTTCCACGACTCTCAGCGGACAGATGACCCAGAAACAGACGCTGCGCTTCACCGAAAGCGGCGTGGAACTGGTCCGCGAGCAAGCCGGCCGAACGCAATCGCAAAAACTCGAACCATTCGAAGACGACTGGCTGACGCCCGCCGCGGCGCAGCGCTACATCGAACAGCGCATGCAGGCGGGCGACGAAACCATCCGCTTCAAAACGCTTGATCTTTCCGTCGGTCCGCAGCCGTTCGAAGCGACGATGCAGATCGTCGGCGAAGAGGAAGTCGAAGTGTTCGGCCGTGTGGCGCCGGCAGTGGTATGGGAGTCGCAGATGTCGATCATGCCCGGCATCCGCGTACGCGAGCATGTCGACCACCGCGGCCGAAAGCTCAAGAGCACGACCAACCTCATGCCGGGCATGGAAATCACCATGCTCGCCGCTGACGAACAGCTCGCCCGCAGCGATATCGACCCGCCGGAGCTGCTCGCGTCGCTGTTCATTACCCCCGATCAGCCGCTGCCCGCCCCTCGGCAGCTACAGTCGGCCGTGTACCGCGTGACCTTCGACGACGAGATCAACCTCGACGCGATCCAACTGCCACGCACCGGCTATCAACGCGTCACATGGGGCGACGAGCGCACCGCCATCGTCACCGTCGACCTTAGCCGACCCGTCGAGCCCGGCGACGACCTGCCGCGCGACGCGGATCGCGCCGCCTCAGCCATGATGGATCACGAAGACCCGGAAGTCCGCAAGCTGCTCGACCGCGCCCTGGGCGATGAGGCTGGCACGCTTAACAAGCAAGCCATCGCCGAACGGCTACGCGACTTCGTCGCACACTTCATCACCGAAAAAGACCTGTCCGTCGGCCTGGGTACTGCCAGCGAAGTGGCGCGCACCGCACAGGGCGACTGCACCGAGCACGCCGTGCTGCTGGCCGCCCTGCTCCGCGCCGCGGACATCCCCGCCCGCACAGCGACCGGGCTGATCTACGTTGACGCATTCATCGGTGCTGAGGAGGTCTTCGGCGGGCACATGTGGACACAGGCCTGGCTGCCCGGCGAAAACGAGGTCGGCGGACGATGGGTCGACCTCGACGCGACGCTGTGGGACGCCGCTTACGACGCGGCCCACATCACGCTCGGCGTCTCGTCGATGGCGGACGACGAAATGACCAACGACATGGTGGCGCTGGCCCCCGTGCTCGGCCGAATGCAGATCAGCGTCGTCGACACAGGCTCGACATCGGACTGA
- a CDS encoding UDP-glucuronic acid decarboxylase family protein, whose amino-acid sequence MPETLKRILVTGGAGFLGSHLCERLVDQGHDVICLDNFFTSQKSNVEHLLGKANFELIRHDVTHPLWLEVDQVYNMACPASPVHYQFNPIKTMKVSVMGAINVLGMAKRCKAKVLQASTSEVYGDPDVHPQPESYRGNVNPIGIRACYDEGKRAAETLFFDYHRANGVNIRVIRIFNTYGPRMHPYDGRVVSNFILQALRGEDITIYGDGSQTRSFCYVDDLINGIMAMMNGPDDFPGPVNLGNPHEFTIRQLAEQILEMVDSKSELRELPLPADDPTQRRPDISLAKKKLGWEPKIELREGLAKTIDYFANLDLRKFRKPTDHTAHKSSMLATS is encoded by the coding sequence ATGCCTGAAACTCTTAAACGCATCCTCGTCACCGGCGGCGCCGGCTTCCTCGGCTCGCACCTTTGCGAACGCCTTGTCGATCAGGGACACGACGTCATCTGCCTCGACAACTTCTTCACCAGCCAGAAGAGCAACGTCGAGCACCTGCTGGGCAAAGCCAACTTTGAACTGATCCGCCACGATGTGACCCACCCCCTCTGGCTAGAAGTCGATCAGGTCTACAACATGGCCTGCCCCGCAAGCCCCGTGCACTACCAGTTCAACCCCATCAAGACCATGAAGGTCTCCGTCATGGGTGCGATCAACGTGCTCGGCATGGCCAAGCGATGCAAAGCCAAAGTCCTTCAGGCCTCCACCAGCGAAGTGTATGGCGACCCCGACGTTCACCCGCAACCCGAATCCTACCGCGGGAACGTCAACCCCATCGGCATCCGTGCCTGTTATGACGAAGGCAAACGCGCCGCCGAGACCCTCTTCTTCGACTACCACCGCGCCAACGGCGTCAACATCCGCGTGATCCGTATCTTCAACACCTACGGCCCGCGCATGCACCCCTACGACGGACGCGTCGTCTCGAACTTCATCCTCCAGGCACTCCGTGGCGAAGACATCACCATCTACGGCGACGGCTCGCAAACGCGATCGTTCTGCTACGTCGATGATCTCATCAACGGCATCATGGCCATGATGAACGGCCCCGACGACTTCCCCGGCCCGGTCAACCTCGGCAACCCGCACGAGTTCACCATCCGTCAGCTTGCCGAACAGATCCTTGAAATGGTCGATTCCAAAAGCGAATTGCGCGAGTTGCCTCTGCCTGCCGACGATCCGACGCAGCGTCGGCCGGACATCTCACTCGCAAAGAAAAAGCTTGGCTGGGAGCCGAAGATCGAGCTGCGCGAAGGCCTGGCGAAGACTATCGACTACTTCGCGAACCTCGATTTGCGCAAGTTTCGCAAGCCCACCGACCACACCGCCCACAAATCGTCAATGCTCGCGACGTCATAA
- the recO gene encoding DNA repair protein RecO: MSRFKDQAICIRHGEWSETSQLVVLMTEQLGKVRGLAKGSKRTSPSAVQRYSGGIELLTRGEIVGVLRSNTELVTLIEWDLQDDFRHLHTDFAAQQQAFYAADVVNALMADQDAHPRTFHALRSYLEALRQPSGWSAALLRFQWTLLDDAGYRPELFDDVHSGDALPNVDAYTFDPVGGGLTQRDGRKDWRVRRQTVELLRHVSQGDEPAATEDALSRANRLLCVYLRTILDQELPTMRVVLGR; encoded by the coding sequence ATGTCGCGGTTCAAAGATCAGGCAATCTGCATCCGGCACGGCGAGTGGTCGGAGACGAGCCAACTCGTCGTGCTCATGACCGAGCAACTGGGCAAGGTGCGCGGCCTGGCCAAGGGCTCGAAGCGCACCAGCCCCTCGGCAGTGCAGCGATACTCCGGCGGGATCGAGTTGCTCACCCGTGGCGAGATCGTCGGCGTCCTCCGCTCCAACACCGAACTGGTCACGCTCATCGAGTGGGACTTGCAAGACGACTTCCGCCATCTGCACACCGACTTCGCTGCGCAGCAGCAGGCGTTTTATGCCGCCGACGTGGTCAATGCCCTGATGGCGGACCAGGACGCGCACCCTCGCACGTTTCACGCCCTGCGCAGCTACCTCGAAGCGTTGCGGCAGCCGAGCGGGTGGTCGGCTGCATTGCTGCGGTTTCAATGGACACTGCTGGATGACGCCGGCTATCGGCCGGAGCTATTCGATGATGTGCACAGCGGCGACGCGCTGCCCAACGTCGACGCGTATACGTTCGACCCCGTCGGCGGCGGACTCACCCAACGCGACGGCCGCAAGGACTGGCGCGTGCGACGGCAGACGGTGGAGCTGCTGCGGCATGTTTCACAAGGCGACGAGCCCGCCGCGACGGAGGACGCGCTGTCGCGGGCGAATCGCCTGCTTTGCGTGTATCTGCGGACGATCCTCGATCAGGAGCTGCCGACGATGCGCGTGGTGCTCGGCCGGTAA
- a CDS encoding diguanylate cyclase has product MPVNPGPLLSVLRASPSDPDSVVSALGRCPALSARLLSVTNSAAFGVTREIDNVRRAVLHLGANRARSIALAFGLRALHEGIGLDEPWMSQLWIASLRKAAVAELACELIDPSRSENAFCLALIQDLGLPLLVGLDPGHYERVIAAERQGQWCAMERERFGIDHIELSMRLLRSWDAGTELRQAVYRHHEPPQLPDVERKRLSAVLDRRAAMRIPLYLASMMPHFDEDLSPEQQEWLVALHATFLAPTYATPDVFFQAAVDRAEPLHAQHGEAMPRRAQLTRELVEAVTTDTMGMVTQLSRLEVAVGRQREDLDNLRFQAFTDPLTKLLNRRGFMHLAERRLEVAGAQGLSACLMMLDMDNFKPVNDRFGHEAGDRMLRGVAKLLRRSLDRNDLIARIGGDEFVVLLCSLDEAQAREVVERVTSVCLDRRIKVVREPEGEAMVRFSLGAAYADRVSSTLGLEQLLQAADEAMYQRKREGKHGVVFRSLAPIQTTEMIGESCPLDMTAIEPA; this is encoded by the coding sequence ATGCCAGTGAATCCGGGACCGTTGCTGTCGGTGTTGCGTGCATCGCCGAGCGATCCGGACTCGGTGGTCAGCGCGTTGGGGCGGTGTCCGGCACTCAGTGCGCGGCTGTTGAGTGTGACGAACTCGGCGGCGTTCGGGGTGACGCGTGAGATAGACAATGTTCGTCGTGCGGTGCTTCATCTTGGTGCGAATCGGGCGCGGTCGATTGCGCTGGCGTTCGGGTTGCGGGCGCTGCATGAAGGCATCGGGCTCGACGAGCCGTGGATGAGCCAACTGTGGATCGCGTCGCTGCGGAAGGCGGCGGTAGCGGAGCTGGCGTGCGAGTTGATCGATCCCAGCCGAAGTGAGAACGCCTTTTGCCTGGCGTTGATTCAGGATCTCGGCCTGCCGTTGCTGGTGGGGCTGGACCCGGGGCATTACGAACGTGTGATTGCGGCAGAGCGGCAGGGGCAGTGGTGTGCGATGGAGCGGGAGCGGTTCGGCATTGATCACATCGAGTTGAGCATGCGTCTGCTGCGGTCGTGGGATGCGGGGACGGAGCTGCGGCAGGCGGTTTATCGCCATCACGAACCCCCGCAATTGCCTGACGTGGAACGCAAGCGGCTCAGTGCCGTGCTGGACCGTCGCGCGGCGATGCGGATTCCGCTGTATCTGGCGAGCATGATGCCGCACTTTGACGAGGACCTTTCACCCGAGCAGCAGGAGTGGCTTGTTGCGTTGCACGCAACGTTTCTCGCGCCGACCTATGCGACGCCGGATGTGTTTTTCCAGGCGGCGGTGGATCGTGCGGAGCCCTTGCATGCTCAACATGGTGAGGCCATGCCTCGTCGTGCGCAGTTGACCCGCGAACTGGTGGAGGCGGTAACCACAGACACGATGGGCATGGTCACGCAGTTGAGTCGGCTGGAAGTGGCGGTCGGCCGGCAGCGCGAAGACCTGGATAACCTGCGTTTTCAGGCGTTCACCGATCCGCTGACGAAGCTGCTGAATCGGCGCGGGTTCATGCACTTGGCAGAGCGTCGGCTGGAGGTCGCCGGTGCGCAAGGGCTCAGCGCCTGCCTGATGATGTTGGACATGGATAATTTCAAGCCGGTGAATGACCGCTTCGGCCACGAAGCTGGCGACCGGATGCTGCGCGGTGTGGCCAAGTTGCTGCGACGAAGCCTGGACCGCAACGACCTGATTGCACGCATCGGCGGTGACGAGTTCGTCGTGCTGCTGTGCAGCCTGGACGAGGCGCAGGCCCGCGAAGTGGTTGAGCGGGTGACAAGCGTTTGCCTCGATCGACGGATCAAGGTCGTTCGCGAGCCCGAAGGCGAGGCCATGGTGCGGTTCAGCCTTGGGGCGGCGTACGCGGACCGGGTCAGCTCGACGCTCGGGTTGGAGCAGTTGCTTCAGGCGGCGGACGAAGCGATGTACCAGCGCAAACGCGAAGGCAAACATGGGGTGGTCTTCCGCAGCCTGGCGCCGATTCAAACGACAGAGATGATCGGCGAATCGTGTCCGCTGGACATGACGGCCATCGAGCCGGCATGA